In Candidatus Melainabacteria bacterium RIFOXYA2_FULL_32_9, one genomic interval encodes:
- a CDS encoding 3-oxoacyl-[acyl-carrier-protein] reductase — translation MSDIKKIALVTGASRGIGKVCAVELAKIGYVAIINYYPGCDDDANSVVKEIQELGGEAKAIAADVTDSASVQKMVDEIVSEYGRIDVLVNNAGITRDGLLIRMSDADWLSVINTNLNSIFFVTKPVAKVMMKQRTGRIINMASIVGVNGNPGQVNYAAAKAGAIGMTKTLAKELGSRGITVNAIAPGFIDTPMTQHLDTAKIAERIPLGKLGQPEDIAAVVTFLVTTGTYITGQVIGVDGGLVI, via the coding sequence ATGAGTGATATAAAAAAAATTGCTTTAGTCACAGGTGCATCAAGAGGCATAGGTAAAGTTTGCGCAGTAGAACTTGCTAAGATAGGATATGTTGCTATTATCAATTACTATCCTGGCTGCGATGATGATGCAAATTCTGTAGTAAAAGAAATCCAAGAATTAGGCGGAGAAGCAAAAGCCATTGCTGCTGATGTGACTGACAGTGCATCTGTGCAAAAAATGGTAGATGAAATTGTTAGTGAATATGGAAGAATTGATGTTCTTGTTAACAATGCAGGTATTACCAGAGACGGACTTTTAATCAGAATGTCAGATGCAGACTGGTTAAGTGTAATCAATACCAATTTAAACAGTATATTCTTTGTAACAAAACCAGTTGCAAAAGTTATGATGAAACAAAGAACAGGTCGTATTATTAATATGGCTAGTATAGTAGGTGTCAACGGTAATCCAGGCCAGGTTAACTATGCAGCGGCTAAAGCTGGTGCTATCGGAATGACAAAAACTCTTGCAAAAGAACTTGGATCACGTGGAATTACCGTTAATGCTATAGCTCCAGGATTCATTGATACACCAATGACACAACATTTAGATACAGCAAAAATTGCTGAAAGAATTCCTCTTGGTAAATTAGGCCAACCTGAAGATATAGCAGCTGTTGTTACATTCCTTGTAACAACAGGTACATATATAACCGGCCAGGTTATAGGTGTTGACGGTGGTTTAGTGATATAA
- a CDS encoding acyl carrier protein: MSSAILDRVKKVVVEQLSVEESEVTADASFTADLGADSLDTVELVMAFEEEFGIEIPDEEAEKIITVKDAVNYIEGHSA; the protein is encoded by the coding sequence ATGAGTTCCGCAATATTAGACAGAGTAAAAAAAGTAGTAGTAGAACAGTTAAGTGTTGAAGAATCAGAAGTTACAGCAGATGCTAGTTTTACTGCTGATTTAGGTGCTGATTCATTAGATACAGTAGAATTAGTAATGGCTTTTGAAGAAGAATTCGGTATTGAAATTCCAGACGAAGAAGCAGAAAAAATCATTACAGTTAAAGATGCTGTAAATTACATTGAAGGTCATTCAGCGTAA